The following proteins come from a genomic window of Candidatus Palauibacter soopunensis:
- a CDS encoding efflux RND transporter periplasmic adaptor subunit produces the protein MKARHWVTLIVLLVAGAAVVGIFMRLNEDGEDEPQSFGDAAADSVAEAVRGTASAAAFATDIFLRVEGAVIQRDTFVLWVTASGRAASLRRAALHSEVDGPVTAVPVQEGVHVQAGQLLARIDPALYELRAQRAEAGVARAQAEYLDRVLFDDALPDSVRMARAEQARIRVSLPDYEAQLAEARYELGKTRIVAPFAGLVANLGVAHGSRVRAGDSIATIVDLSEIDIDAEVLHSELPLVEVGRAATATFPALRGEIFEGLVVSVNPLVDPETQTARVTVRLSNPEARIVPGMPGNVRIAGRQLADRTFVPKEAVVERSRRQVVFVFEPGAPGSETGRAQWEYVTLGLENDTQVEIIPNPDGDDTFVPAGGEVVLVDGHATLTHDAQVRIENHSDLATPTESAPGDTPSGSADGSR, from the coding sequence ATGAAGGCACGTCATTGGGTCACGTTGATCGTCTTGCTCGTCGCGGGTGCGGCCGTCGTCGGCATCTTCATGCGGCTGAACGAGGACGGGGAAGACGAGCCGCAGAGCTTCGGCGACGCCGCGGCCGATTCCGTGGCCGAAGCGGTGCGGGGCACGGCCTCGGCGGCTGCCTTCGCCACGGACATTTTCCTTCGCGTCGAAGGAGCGGTCATCCAGCGCGACACGTTCGTGCTCTGGGTCACGGCGAGCGGACGGGCCGCGTCTCTGCGCAGGGCGGCGCTCCATTCGGAAGTCGACGGGCCGGTGACCGCGGTGCCGGTACAGGAAGGCGTGCACGTGCAGGCGGGCCAGCTCCTGGCGCGGATCGACCCGGCTCTCTACGAACTCCGGGCGCAGCGGGCGGAGGCCGGCGTGGCGCGCGCGCAAGCCGAGTATCTCGACCGGGTACTCTTCGATGACGCGTTGCCGGATTCGGTCCGGATGGCTCGTGCCGAACAGGCTCGCATCCGGGTGAGCCTGCCGGACTATGAGGCGCAACTCGCAGAAGCGCGCTACGAACTGGGAAAGACGCGGATCGTCGCCCCCTTCGCCGGCCTGGTGGCGAACCTCGGCGTCGCGCACGGCAGCCGCGTCAGGGCGGGCGATTCGATCGCGACCATCGTCGACCTTTCCGAGATTGATATCGACGCAGAGGTCCTCCATTCCGAGCTCCCGCTCGTCGAGGTAGGACGGGCGGCGACGGCGACGTTCCCCGCGCTTCGGGGAGAGATCTTCGAGGGGCTCGTCGTGAGCGTGAACCCTCTGGTCGATCCCGAGACGCAGACGGCGCGGGTCACAGTGCGCCTGTCGAATCCCGAAGCTCGAATCGTCCCGGGCATGCCGGGGAACGTGCGGATCGCCGGCCGTCAGCTTGCGGACCGGACGTTCGTGCCGAAGGAAGCCGTCGTGGAGCGGAGCCGGCGCCAGGTGGTGTTCGTCTTCGAACCGGGGGCTCCGGGTTCGGAGACGGGGCGCGCACAGTGGGAGTACGTGACGCTCGGTCTCGAAAACGACACCCAGGTCGAGATCATCCCCAACCCGGACGGCGACGACACCTTCGTGCCCGCGGGCGGCGAAGTCGTGCTCGTCGACGGTCACGCCACGCTCACGCACGACGCCCAGGTGCGGATCGAGAACCACAGCGACCTTGCGACCCCGACGGAATCCGCCCCCGGCGACACACCGAGCGGCTCCGCGGACGGTTCGCGGTGA
- a CDS encoding efflux RND transporter permease subunit: protein MALPDLSLRRPVATAMLYVGIGVLGVVSFLRLPIDLLPDVAFPTLSVWTTYSDAGPAEVERFITEPIEQRLYSIPGARSISSRSREGQSLVQLQFAWGTDMEFATLHTREKLDNLSDLLPDGSERPTILRSDPTSDPIMTLAVSGADLRNLRDLSEVVFKRRLEQLDGVSLAGLTGGPERELRVIVDPEYLDVHAVSLSEISNALDQANYNAPGGTIQRGRFEYSLRTLGQFREVDELLEVVIARPQGVAARPVRLADVATVVDTIADLETIARFNGEPAIGLQVFKEAGTNTVRVADGVRETLDQLREEFPGISIEIASSQAAFIRDAISNVVSALLLGGALAFLVLFLFLRDPRYPLAIGLAIPISVMAAFALCYAFDVSLNIMSLGGLALGVGLLVDNSIVVLENIFRHREESGGSGRESAGRGAREVAAAITASTLTTIAVFGPVLYVEGVAGALFGDLSLAVTFSLLASLLVALTLLPVLAAQVAHGKRGAEAAGSAGEVPLSGRLEAPEAERPGRVRRFARAVRRGAVGGVRGVGGGIVYVGRSVRLTGVDVATGGGRILGRLLGPFLRAFERGFLRFAGRYERTLEWALGHRLEVLSIAVVALAGAVMLAGSLPRGLMPRVDERQFWVELNLPQGTPIRTTDEAARDVERLLLGMADVSGVFTRVGRSRGSELAARDLTGLNNAALDVQLAGSSRPTRDAIAELRERLAGSGLDPAFVTIETGRATSLGRALAIGEADLAVKVQSGELDELVPVAEAIETRLEGVSTLADVRLDFLRTQPELVIEVNREVAARHQITVTSVATAIEDYLRGSETNNAYSVFADKVDIRVTIPETARRELDRVLALRLQGVPIGELVTVRQGFGPVEIRREDQNRTIQVLADVAEGGLRTSVREVEAAIADIPRPALTTVRVGGENEEMQDSFRSLTFAFALALALVFLIMAAQFESLVQPLVVLTAVPLAAIGAVTALWIAGDGLNAMSGIGLVILIGIVVNDAIVKVDFINQRRRAGLPKRAAILEAGRLRLRPIVMTTITTVVGLLPLAAGLGAGADLRAPLAVAVIGGLISATFLTLIVVPVVYSVLVEPSVSVGPDPGPQPERRDPAALQPTPGYGLGGRSGPAAPGMARGSVEP from the coding sequence GTGGCGCTCCCCGATCTCTCGCTTCGGCGGCCCGTAGCGACGGCGATGCTCTACGTGGGCATCGGCGTGCTGGGCGTGGTGTCCTTCCTCCGTCTGCCGATCGATCTTCTGCCGGACGTCGCCTTCCCGACGCTCTCCGTGTGGACGACGTATTCGGACGCGGGGCCCGCGGAGGTCGAGCGCTTCATCACGGAACCCATCGAGCAGCGGCTGTACTCGATCCCCGGGGCGCGAAGCATCTCCTCGCGCTCGCGGGAGGGGCAATCGCTCGTGCAGCTCCAGTTCGCGTGGGGCACGGACATGGAGTTCGCGACCCTTCACACGCGGGAGAAACTGGACAACCTGTCCGACCTCCTCCCCGATGGCTCGGAGCGGCCTACGATCCTGAGATCGGATCCGACCAGCGATCCGATCATGACCCTTGCGGTGAGCGGGGCGGATCTGCGGAACCTGCGCGATCTCTCCGAGGTCGTCTTCAAGCGCCGACTGGAGCAGCTGGACGGCGTTTCGCTGGCGGGGCTCACGGGCGGACCCGAGCGGGAGCTGCGGGTCATCGTGGACCCGGAATACCTGGATGTGCACGCGGTCTCTCTCAGCGAGATCTCGAATGCGCTCGACCAGGCGAACTACAACGCGCCCGGCGGCACGATCCAGCGGGGCCGGTTCGAGTACAGCCTGCGCACGCTGGGCCAGTTCCGCGAGGTCGATGAGCTGCTCGAGGTCGTCATCGCGCGGCCGCAGGGTGTCGCGGCCCGTCCCGTCCGGCTGGCCGATGTCGCGACGGTGGTCGACACGATCGCGGACCTCGAGACCATCGCGCGCTTCAACGGGGAGCCCGCGATCGGGCTGCAGGTGTTCAAGGAAGCGGGGACGAACACGGTCCGCGTGGCGGACGGCGTGCGCGAGACGCTGGATCAACTGCGGGAGGAATTCCCGGGAATATCGATCGAGATCGCCTCCAGCCAGGCGGCGTTCATACGGGACGCGATCTCGAACGTGGTCTCCGCCCTGCTGCTGGGCGGGGCGCTGGCTTTCCTCGTCCTCTTTCTCTTCCTGCGCGATCCGAGGTATCCGCTCGCGATCGGGCTCGCCATCCCGATCTCGGTCATGGCCGCCTTCGCGCTCTGCTACGCATTCGACGTCAGCCTCAACATCATGTCCCTCGGCGGTCTCGCGCTCGGGGTCGGACTGCTCGTCGACAACTCCATCGTGGTGCTCGAGAACATCTTCCGGCACCGTGAGGAATCAGGCGGGAGCGGGCGGGAGTCGGCCGGGCGGGGCGCCCGGGAAGTGGCCGCGGCGATCACGGCGTCCACGCTCACCACGATCGCCGTGTTCGGTCCGGTGCTGTATGTCGAGGGCGTGGCGGGCGCGCTCTTCGGCGACCTTTCGCTTGCAGTGACGTTTTCGCTCCTCGCCTCGCTGCTCGTGGCGCTCACGCTGCTCCCGGTGCTCGCCGCGCAGGTGGCCCACGGGAAGCGCGGAGCGGAAGCCGCGGGCTCTGCCGGCGAAGTGCCGCTATCGGGGCGGCTCGAAGCGCCGGAAGCCGAGCGGCCGGGACGCGTGCGACGGTTCGCCCGCGCCGTGCGTCGGGGTGCCGTCGGGGGCGTGCGAGGGGTCGGGGGCGGGATCGTCTACGTGGGGCGCTCGGTCCGGCTCACCGGCGTCGATGTCGCGACCGGCGGCGGCAGGATCCTGGGCCGGCTCCTCGGTCCCTTCCTGCGGGCCTTCGAGCGCGGGTTCCTCCGTTTCGCGGGCCGGTACGAGCGGACGCTCGAATGGGCACTGGGGCATCGCCTGGAAGTCCTCTCGATCGCGGTCGTCGCGCTGGCCGGCGCGGTCATGCTCGCCGGATCCCTCCCGCGGGGACTCATGCCGCGCGTCGACGAGCGGCAGTTCTGGGTCGAACTCAACCTCCCGCAGGGGACGCCGATCAGGACGACGGACGAGGCGGCCCGGGACGTGGAGCGGCTCCTGCTCGGCATGGCGGACGTCTCCGGCGTCTTCACCCGGGTGGGCCGCAGCCGGGGCAGTGAACTCGCCGCGCGCGACCTGACCGGACTCAACAACGCGGCGCTCGATGTCCAGCTCGCCGGGTCGTCGCGGCCGACGCGCGACGCGATCGCGGAGCTGCGCGAGCGGCTCGCGGGGAGCGGCCTGGATCCGGCCTTCGTGACGATCGAGACCGGACGGGCAACCTCGCTCGGCAGGGCGCTGGCGATCGGGGAGGCGGACCTCGCGGTGAAGGTGCAGAGCGGGGAACTGGATGAACTCGTGCCGGTCGCCGAGGCGATCGAGACCCGGCTCGAGGGCGTCTCGACGCTGGCCGATGTCCGGCTGGACTTCCTTCGCACGCAGCCGGAACTCGTCATCGAAGTCAATCGGGAGGTGGCGGCCCGCCACCAGATCACGGTGACTTCGGTCGCGACGGCGATCGAGGACTACCTCCGGGGGTCGGAGACGAACAACGCGTACTCGGTATTCGCCGACAAGGTCGACATCCGCGTCACGATCCCGGAGACGGCCCGGCGGGAACTCGACAGGGTGCTTGCGCTTCGGCTGCAGGGCGTGCCGATCGGGGAACTCGTGACGGTTCGGCAGGGGTTCGGCCCGGTCGAAATCCGGCGGGAGGATCAGAACCGCACGATCCAGGTGCTCGCGGACGTGGCCGAGGGCGGGCTCCGGACATCGGTCCGGGAGGTGGAGGCCGCGATCGCGGACATCCCGCGGCCGGCCCTCACGACCGTGCGCGTCGGCGGCGAGAACGAGGAGATGCAGGACAGCTTTCGCTCGCTAACCTTCGCCTTCGCGCTCGCGCTGGCCCTCGTCTTCCTCATCATGGCCGCCCAGTTCGAGTCGCTCGTGCAGCCGCTCGTCGTCCTTACCGCGGTGCCGCTGGCGGCGATCGGGGCGGTCACCGCGCTCTGGATCGCCGGGGACGGCCTCAACGCGATGAGCGGCATCGGGCTCGTGATCCTCATCGGCATCGTCGTCAACGACGCCATCGTGAAGGTCGACTTCATCAACCAGCGGAGGCGGGCAGGGCTGCCGAAGCGGGCGGCGATCCTTGAAGCGGGCCGGCTGAGGCTCCGTCCGATCGTGATGACGACGATTACGACCGTGGTCGGGCTGCTCCCGCTCGCCGCAGGGCTGGGGGCCGGGGCGGACCTCCGCGCCCCCCTGGCCGTCGCGGTGATCGGTGGTCTCATCTCCGCGACCTTCCTCACGCTGATCGTCGTGCCGGTCGTATATTCGGTCCTGGTCGAGCCATCCGTGTCCGTGGGGCCCGACCCGGGCCCGCAGCCCGAGCGCCGCGATCCGGCCGCGCTCCAGCCGACGCCGGGATACGGCCTCGGCGGCCGCTCCGGGCCGGCGGCTCCGGGCATGGCGCGGGGGAGCGTGGAACCATGA
- a CDS encoding TolC family protein → MRRGAGGQRPRLCKAGALAAVLAAGGFAAPVPSVAQRSALPDTIDITRAIRIALTESPVLRISRTQADQAGADRLAAWGAFLPTAGVNADLGRSSFSRTTFVGEEGLSETLPEVLTSSSQNATQMLGLNWIVLDRGRRFSEMSRSTASLRAAQRRYDDRQREVVLTVRRDFLEALRRQELLELTRTQIADRELELEIASRRYEIAAVERTDLLAAEGNLLNARIALAAEENQLRAGLRQLVVSMGLPPDTGDGLVLTGDDGMPEGIPDIDFIVQTAVTSDPELAALDAERAAAAASLWSARTRYLPQISVNLGWRRSENFGPEDSFWQFDPGDTLHGFSITASWSLFDGFQRERENAQASAARRQAEEDLRRRRLEIERDVRRYGDDISQLAQTLGLLERVYAISRERLEMQQERYRLGTVSFTELQQAIDAVQRAETDLIQRQYDYRITWSSLAEYIEGGPGSP, encoded by the coding sequence GTGAGGCGCGGAGCCGGAGGGCAGCGGCCCCGGCTCTGCAAGGCCGGAGCGCTCGCCGCCGTGCTGGCGGCTGGGGGCTTCGCGGCGCCGGTCCCCTCGGTCGCGCAGAGGTCGGCGCTCCCGGACACGATCGACATCACCAGGGCGATCCGGATCGCCCTCACCGAGAGCCCGGTCCTGCGGATATCCCGGACGCAGGCGGATCAGGCGGGCGCCGACCGATTGGCCGCCTGGGGAGCGTTTCTCCCCACGGCCGGCGTGAACGCCGACCTCGGCAGGTCGAGTTTTTCGCGGACGACGTTCGTCGGCGAGGAGGGCCTGTCGGAGACGCTTCCGGAGGTCCTCACGTCTTCGAGCCAGAACGCGACTCAGATGCTGGGCCTGAACTGGATCGTCCTGGATCGCGGACGGCGTTTCTCCGAGATGTCGCGGTCCACGGCAAGTCTTCGCGCTGCGCAGCGACGCTACGACGACCGGCAGCGCGAGGTGGTGCTTACGGTGCGCCGCGATTTCCTCGAGGCCCTGAGGCGGCAGGAACTGCTGGAGCTCACGAGAACTCAGATCGCGGACCGGGAACTCGAACTCGAGATCGCCAGCCGGCGGTACGAGATCGCGGCGGTGGAACGAACGGATCTGCTCGCCGCGGAGGGGAACCTGTTGAACGCGCGGATCGCCCTCGCCGCCGAAGAAAATCAGTTGCGGGCGGGGCTGCGCCAGCTCGTGGTATCGATGGGCCTGCCGCCCGACACGGGCGACGGCCTCGTGCTCACGGGCGATGACGGCATGCCCGAGGGCATCCCGGATATCGACTTCATCGTTCAGACGGCCGTGACATCCGACCCCGAGCTTGCGGCGCTCGACGCGGAGCGCGCGGCCGCCGCCGCGTCGTTGTGGAGCGCGCGCACCCGCTACCTGCCGCAAATCAGCGTGAATCTGGGATGGCGCCGCAGCGAGAACTTTGGCCCCGAGGACTCGTTCTGGCAGTTCGACCCGGGCGACACTCTTCACGGGTTCAGTATCACGGCATCCTGGAGCCTCTTCGATGGCTTCCAGCGTGAACGGGAGAACGCCCAGGCGTCTGCCGCCAGGCGGCAGGCCGAGGAGGATCTGCGGCGCCGGCGGCTGGAGATCGAGCGCGATGTGCGACGGTACGGCGACGACATCTCACAGTTGGCTCAGACGCTGGGTCTGCTCGAGCGCGTGTACGCGATCTCGCGCGAGCGTCTCGAGATGCAGCAGGAGCGTTACCGGCTCGGGACCGTGAGCTTCACGGAGCTCCAGCAGGCGATCGACGCGGTGCAGCGGGCCGAGACCGATCTGATCCAGCGGCAGTACGACTACCGGATCACGTGGTCCAGCCTTGCGGAATACATCGAGGGTGGGCCCGGCAGCCCATGA
- a CDS encoding aminotransferase class I/II-fold pyridoxal phosphate-dependent enzyme produces the protein MKRRAFLRTGLTGAGVAGIAAAPLAAPLAGATAARGLDTIFNPRRLGRDYNGPVRLSSNENPLGIAPSARQAIIDGLDEANRYPGATGELVREALVARLGVKPGQLFFGSGSTEILRIASAAWAAPGGRLIYAEPTYEDVPRYSQPFAYDHVTVPLTSDYAHDIDRMREEVAKSSAPSVIYFCNPNNPTGTLTPTQPIMDWIRDEGEQHLFLVDEAYFELADDPGYKTFVPLIERHPNLIVARTFSKVYAMAGIRLGYGIAHEATVQRVLPFATRNAPNHVAGVAAVASLADEEFFAKSVKTNDEAKAMMYDALGQLDIEVLPSHTNFIMHRIKGELATYNERMFEAGFNVGRPFPPMTDWSRLSMGLPSDMEKLAEVMTDFRKKDWI, from the coding sequence ATGAAGCGAAGGGCGTTTCTTCGAACCGGACTCACGGGCGCCGGCGTCGCCGGCATCGCCGCCGCACCTCTTGCCGCACCTCTCGCGGGCGCGACGGCGGCGCGCGGCCTCGACACCATCTTCAACCCCCGCCGATTGGGACGTGACTACAACGGGCCCGTCCGGCTGAGTTCGAACGAGAACCCGCTCGGCATCGCTCCGTCGGCGCGGCAGGCGATCATCGACGGGCTCGACGAGGCGAACCGCTATCCCGGCGCGACCGGCGAACTCGTGCGCGAGGCCCTCGTGGCGCGCCTCGGCGTCAAGCCCGGCCAGCTCTTCTTCGGCTCCGGCTCGACCGAGATCCTGCGCATCGCCTCGGCGGCCTGGGCGGCGCCCGGCGGCCGCCTCATCTACGCGGAGCCGACGTACGAGGACGTGCCCAGGTACTCGCAGCCGTTCGCCTACGATCACGTCACGGTGCCGCTCACGAGCGACTACGCGCACGACATCGACCGCATGCGGGAAGAGGTCGCGAAATCGTCCGCGCCGAGCGTGATCTACTTCTGCAACCCGAACAACCCCACCGGCACGCTCACCCCGACCCAGCCGATCATGGACTGGATCCGGGACGAGGGCGAGCAGCACCTCTTCCTCGTCGACGAAGCGTACTTCGAACTCGCGGACGATCCGGGCTACAAAACGTTCGTCCCCCTCATCGAGCGCCATCCGAACCTGATCGTCGCCCGCACCTTCTCGAAGGTGTACGCGATGGCCGGGATTCGCCTCGGCTACGGGATTGCGCACGAGGCCACCGTCCAGCGGGTGCTCCCGTTCGCGACACGGAATGCGCCCAACCACGTTGCGGGCGTCGCCGCCGTCGCCTCGCTCGCCGACGAGGAGTTCTTCGCGAAGAGCGTGAAGACGAACGACGAGGCGAAGGCGATGATGTACGACGCCCTCGGGCAGCTCGACATCGAGGTCCTGCCGAGCCACACGAACTTCATCATGCACCGGATCAAGGGCGAACTCGCGACCTACAACGAGCGCATGTTCGAGGCCGGGTTCAACGTGGGCCGCCCGTTCCCGCCCATGACGGACTGGAGCCGGCTCTCGATGGGCCTCCCGTCGGACATGGAGAAGCTCGCCGAGGTCATGACGGACTTCCGCAAGAAGGACTGGATCTGA
- a CDS encoding 3-hydroxyacyl-CoA dehydrogenase NAD-binding domain-containing protein, whose translation MTQPTIRTVAVVGAGVIGRSWIRVFARAGCETRVFDPDREQLARALDWARNSANEDEALGFIDSGAAGEERAIRCDTMDEALSGAGWVQESGPETLAVKQRIFAELDAVAGPGTILASSTSAHDMSRIAAGLAGSGRCVVAHPVNPPHVIPIVEVLPGEGTRPDVLTAALAFLESVGQSPVQMNRYLPGFLLNRLQAALIREAVFLYGSGAASADAVDTVVREGLGLRWALLGPFGTGHTNADGGAGDYYRRYGDAYREMWRELEADPEFSDRVIDGIHAETERMYGTSATEALCAWRDRLVRRIRALKEDDPPPCRSTPGSRR comes from the coding sequence GTGACCCAGCCCACGATTCGAACTGTTGCCGTCGTCGGGGCCGGCGTCATCGGCCGGAGCTGGATCCGCGTATTCGCCCGGGCCGGTTGCGAGACGCGCGTCTTCGACCCCGACCGGGAGCAGTTGGCGCGCGCACTCGATTGGGCGCGGAACTCCGCGAACGAGGACGAGGCTCTCGGATTCATCGATTCCGGGGCCGCCGGGGAAGAGCGGGCGATCCGCTGCGACACGATGGACGAGGCGCTGTCGGGCGCCGGATGGGTGCAGGAGAGCGGGCCGGAGACGCTCGCGGTCAAGCAGCGGATCTTCGCCGAACTGGACGCCGTGGCGGGTCCCGGCACGATTCTGGCCAGTTCGACTTCCGCTCACGACATGTCGCGGATTGCGGCCGGTCTCGCGGGTTCGGGTCGCTGCGTCGTCGCGCACCCCGTGAATCCGCCGCACGTCATCCCCATCGTGGAAGTCCTCCCGGGGGAGGGCACGCGCCCCGACGTGCTGACCGCCGCGCTCGCTTTTCTCGAGAGCGTGGGCCAGTCTCCCGTGCAGATGAACCGCTACCTGCCCGGTTTCCTTCTCAACCGGCTTCAGGCCGCCCTGATCCGCGAGGCCGTCTTCCTGTACGGATCGGGCGCCGCCTCCGCGGACGCGGTCGACACGGTCGTCCGCGAAGGACTGGGGCTGCGCTGGGCGCTGCTCGGGCCGTTCGGCACCGGCCACACGAACGCGGACGGCGGAGCGGGGGACTACTACCGGCGCTACGGCGACGCGTACCGCGAGATGTGGCGCGAGTTGGAGGCGGACCCCGAGTTCTCGGACCGCGTGATCGATGGGATCCACGCCGAAACGGAGCGGATGTACGGAACATCCGCCACCGAAGCCCTCTGCGCCTGGCGCGACCGACTGGTGCGGCGGATCCGGGCGCTGAAGGAAGACGACCCTCCACCCTGCCGTTCGACGCCGGGGAGTCGGCGTTGA